Genomic window (Zymoseptoria tritici IPO323 chromosome 1, whole genome shotgun sequence):
GTTCAAGGAGGATCTGGCCGAGTATCTGCAGCCTGCAGTTGAGGACTTCCTAGACACTGGTGTCGACCCGACTAAGGCTATTGACCCAGCCGAGCTAGCAAAGGGCAAGCCCGTGGCAGTCCAGGAGCAGATTCACGAAAGTGTTGTCGGAAAGCTCGGCAAGACTATGGGATATGCTCCGGGCGATGTCCAAGAAGCGCTTTCAAAGGACGAGCCAAGCGCCATCAAGGATGCGTACCTGATTGTGCGGGAGAATCACCTGATGAAGACGAACCCGTCTGTCATTGACGCTCAGCCGGAATTCCCTAACTCACCGCCACCCTTCCTCACGCACATGGCGACTCCGCCAACCCGGACCGCAACCAATGTTACTGCCAAGGAATCCGCAAAACCAAACGAACAAGCGCCTCCTCGTCACACTTCGTTCTCGGCGGAGACTCGCTCGCCTGCTACGACGGTCGCCATCCTACCCTCGTCCCTTCCAGGTTATCACGCTGCCTTCATGAAAGGTCACATTGACAGATCATACTCGGAAGCGACAGTCGAAGATGACCCACAGCGTCCACGGACCAAGGAAGAGCAGGATGCGACAGCTCGTCGCCTCAAGCCTCACAGCAAGAGCTCCGCCAATCTCAGTCGTTCAGCCACCGACAAGCCCGAACCAATGACCAACATAGCGGATGGTCACGGTGGTAAGCCTGCGAAGAAAGTTCGCCCTACCAAATGGCAATTTGGTATTCGCAGCCGTAACTCACCTGCCGAGGCGATGCTTGCGATTTACCGCGCACTGGTCAAAATGGGTGCTCAATGGGAGGTGTCAAAGCCAAAGGAGATGGACAATCCAGAGAGTGCTCCCAGTACCCGCAGCAACAGTCCCGAATACAGCGACTCTGACCCGGGCTCTGGCACTGATCCAGAGTACGCCACCCACGAAGAACAAGAACGCCGCCGCGCCAGCCGCCGCAACGGCAGCCACGACTCCGGCGAAGCCCGTGGCCGCAAGCGTCCTGGCAAGTGGAACGGCTGGGGCTACAACATCCCCGACGATCCGTGGGTCATTCACGCGCGCTTCAAGAAGGATGGCATGTTCGCACCCGGCGTCCCTCACCCTGCCTCCGCGCACGGCTCAATGGTCAGCCTCCACGACCGCCGCGCCAGCGTTGCTACCATGACTATGGCCAATAACGGCGGTTCCGCCTACTACAGTCAGGTCAATAGTGCGCATACAAGTACCGAGAACGTCGCGCATACTGGTCCTGGCTCGATCAATTCCCGTGTCAACTCCATGAACAGCACCACTCCAAAACCGCAAGAGTCCGTCTGGGTGTACGTCACCATTCAGCTCTATGCCATCGaagccgacttcttccttGTCGACTTCAAGTGCGCCGGGTACGAACGCCTCGTGCGCCGGTTTGCGCGGGAAGTCACCGGATCGAACGAGAGCGACATCATCACGAGAGATCtggcggagggagaggactATGGGGAGGGTGacatggaggaggacgaagagggtCATGCGCTGATTGGCGCCGGCAGGCCGCAGGACGACAAGGAGATTACTAGTCCCTTCCCCTTTCTGGACGTTGCCAGTCGGTTGATTATCCAGTTGGCGGAGGCGAATGACTGAGAGGAGCATGAAGTTTGAGCATGATCCGGGATTCTGGGAGTTCTGGGAATTCTGAGGTGTTGGTGGAGTTTTCAGGCGTTTTTGGCAAGGCGGAAAAGTGGGATTGTGCATTTGGATCGGAGCCTTTTTTGGGTGGAACATATGATGATCTCGGCCTTATGAGCCGATGCCCAAGTGGTCACCAGATGACAAGATACGACAGGAAGAGCGTGAAGCCCTGGAAAAATGAATGAATGAAATCACAAAAATCAACGTGTGCGTAAGTGAGCAAGAGTGTGTGGCTTGGTGTAGATCCTGGCTTAGGAAACGTTTCTTCTCAGCACCGTCTCAAGATAGTGTCTCAAGCTATGCTACTCCAGGAGGACTCCAACCGATGACACACAGAAGTGAGAACAAGAACCTTGATCTACCTACCCAAAAGCGAACTCAAGAACCCTTTCTTCGGCGCCGCTTCCTTTGACTTCTTCCTTCCTTTGTCCTCTTCGTGCCGCTCCTGGCCCTCGACCCGGTGAGAACGATGCTCACGATGTCGAcgttcatcatcatcacgaCGATGCCTTCTCTTCCGGCTCGAGCCATCATGTGAGCCGCTCACGGCTCTTGGTCTTTCATCCTCGCGAGATCTCGGAGGTAGTGGTGCACTATCTTGTGCTTCCATCGGGTCTTCCAAAATGACTTCCTCTTCGGCTACCGGCGGAGGTAGATCTTCGGGCAATTCGGACGACGGCGGGTACTCTCTCTTGGAGCTCGAGGTCGTTCTGCGTCTCCGTCTCCTGGTCTCATCTGTCCGCGTACTCGCCGAGCggtcgaggtcgatgctGTCTCGTGTTCTCGTCCCGCTGTCGCGTctcgaagaggatgatgttgGTCGAGCAGAGCCGCCGAAGCCAAGGAAGCTCAGCGGTCTttttggcggcggcggtcgcTCCTTTTCACTCCGCCTCCGATattcttcctctttcctcgATCTTCGCTTCTGCCTCAatctctcttcctccctcaccctcatctcttcttcctcccgctccttcAATTTggccctctccctcctcctcctacgtctctccttctcctcttccgcgaTGCGAATGGCTTCTTCCCTGGCGAATCTCTCCATTTCTTCAGCCGCTGCTTTCCTCGCCGCTCGTTTGACTTCATGCCTGATTCTCCGcaactcttcttcctctaGCAGTTTCCGCTCTTGCTCGACGAGACGGGCTTTGGTGGCGTAGTCACGCAGGGACTTGGTATGCTGATCCGTCTCTTTCGCGCTCGATGATGAGTGGCGTTTGCTGCTGGAGGACTTGTGAGGTTTGTCGCTTCTGGATGATTTGGGATCACTGCTGTTTTTGCTGCGTTTTGATTTTCTGACGCTGGCGCCTTTGCGACTGAGAGtcggagatggtggagtgGCATCGGGAGCAACGACAGGTGGCGGCGGGATCAAAGGCTCGGGATCCGGTACGTCTGGCGCGGCTGGCGGATCTTCAGGCGGTGCGGTAGGTTCTTCCTCGACTACAGGCTCAGCGGGTTCGGGAGGGGGCTCTTCCTCGACTACAGGCTCAGCGGGTTCGGGAGGGGGCTCTTCCTCGACTACAGGCTCAGCGGGTTCGGGAGGGGGCTCTTCTACAACAACAGGCTCAGCGGGTTCGGGAGGTGGCTCTTCTACAAGCACTTCTTCCACAGCGGCGGGTGGTGACTCTCCGCCGTCAATGGCAGGCGGATCGGCGGCGGGTTCGTCTTGTTCAGTGTTGTCCACCACTGGCTCAGGGTCAACCTGGCTAGTCTCAGGAATCGGTGGTTCTTCGACTGATGGCTCCGGTTCTGGCTCGGCAGCAGTATCCAGAGGAGCTTCTTGGGCAAGGACCTCGTCCGTCGGACCAGGATCGGGAGCTACAGGCGGCTCAGGAGCAGCTGAATCCTCTTGTACCTCAGGAGGAGTTTCCTGAACGGGATCCTTTCCATCCTCCACAGTATCGGTCGGAGGCACTTGTTCCTCGACCTCTGTAGCCGCGGCGTCCGGCGCTTTGTCGACCTTGTCACTATCGCCATCGACGGCAGCCTTTTCAGCGacggcttcttcctcgacatTTTCCTCAGTTTTGACTTCTTCGACCGCGGCCTCTTCGACGATGGCATCTTCGACCGCGGCCTCTTTGGGCACAGCTTCTTCGGCGACAGCTTCCTTAACGTCCGCTTCTTTAACGTCCGCTTCTTTAACGACCGCTTCTTCCACGACAGCCTCTTCGGCAACAGCTTCTTCAACAGCGACTTCTTCCACGGCGACTTCTTCAACGGCGGCTTCTTCAACGGCGGCTTCTTCAACGGCGGCTTCTTCAACGGCGGCTTCTTCAACGGCGGCTTCTTCAACGGCGGCTTCTTCAACGGCAGCTTCTTCAACGGCAGCTTCTTCAATGGCGGCTTCTTCGGCGACAGCTTCTTCAATGACGACTGCTTCCACTATGGCTTCCACGACGGCTTCCTTCGCGTCAGGTATCGCATCATCGCCGACATCTTCGACACTTGCAGCATCATCGTCGGCAGTAACCGCCGCACTTTCTTCTcctgcctcttcttcaccCTCCGTCTCACTCGCTGCCTCGTCGCTCTGCTCCTCGGACTGATGAGTGCTTTCGCCCTCCACTTCTTTATCTTCCCAAGCTGCATCTGCGCTCAAGTCGATCGCACTATCAGGAGGGCTCTCCTCACTTTCCTTGGCTACCTCGGGAACAGCACTAGCGTCTGGCTTGTCTTCCGAGTCTTGGTGTTGGGTGTGATCTCCCGAGTCATCGGCCGTAGAGTCTTTCGAGTCGGCGTCGAGGGGTTGTGTAGCCTCTTCGGCTTGGGACCCACCATCACCGGACGTATCGTGGTCGTCAGCCGGGTCCGTATTGGGAGGTtcgtcctctccctcctttGCCTCGTCGCACGCCGCGTTGGCGACTTCAGCAGGTGTTTCAGCTGGAGTCGATATGCTTTCTGCTTCGACTGGTTCCTCCGCTGTCTCCACCACAGGCTCTTTCATTGCTTCCGTCTCCACTTCGGCAGTCTCCGGTTCAGCAGTCTTTGCTTCAATCTCGCCATCATTGTGGCCTGCGGGATCAGAGGCCTGCCCATCGGCCACAGCCTCGTCCGTCGATGCTGCAGCGGCCGATGGTTCGGCCTCGGCCTGagcctcctccacgacctcgGGTACAGCCTGTGTCTCTTCGACAGACTTATCTGCCTCATGCTCACCCAGTGGCTCCGCAACCTCAACAGTAGCAGGAGTGCTATCGTCCACAGTGAGGCCTTCGATGCCCAGCCCggcaggaggaggtggaatgGCAAAGTCATCAAACGGCTCCGGCTTGGActttgaagaagaggacgactttttcttcttgtccttcttgcctttgCTCTTCTTTGCCTTGCTGGTCTCCTCGACTACCGGTGGTTCTGGAATTGGCGCCGGCTCATCGACTACCTCCACGGGGTCTGCAGGCGCTGAATCTTCGACACGGTCCAACTCCTTAGCGGGCTCAGCTTCTGCCTCAGGTGGAGCAGCGTCGTCGACCTGCGCAATCTCAGGC
Coding sequences:
- the MgSNF1 gene encoding carbon catabolite derepressing protein kinase (Mammalian AMP-activated protein kinase and yeast SNF1 protein kinase are the central components of kinase cascades that are highly conserved between animals, fungi, and plants. The AMP-activated protein kinase cascade acts as a metabolic sensor or fuel gauge that monitors cellular AMP and ATP levels because it is activated by increases in the AMP:ATP ratio. ...), encoding MARLGQYNVLRTLGEGSFGKVKLAVHSVSNQQVALKIISRRKLITRDMAGRIEREIQYLQLLRHPHIIKLYTVITTPNDIIMVLEYAGGELFDYIVQNGKMQENKARKFFQQIVCAVEYCHRHKIVHRDLKPENLLLDENLNVKIADFGLSNIMTDGNFLKTSCGSPNYAAPEVISGKLYAGPEVDVWSCGVILYVLLVGRLPFDDEYIPALFKKIAQGAYNVPSYLSPGAVHLVKRMLQINPVNRITIQEIRMDPWFKEDLAEYLQPAVEDFLDTGVDPTKAIDPAELAKGKPVAVQEQIHESVVGKLGKTMGYAPGDVQEALSKDEPSAIKDAYLIVRENHLMKTNPSESAKPNEQAPPRHTSFSAETRSPATTVAILPSSLPGYHAAFMKGHIDRSYSEATVEDDPQRPRTKEEQDATARRLKPHSKSSANLSRSATDKPEPMTNIADGHGGKPAKKVRPTKWQFGIRSRNSPAEAMLAIYRALVKMGAQWEVSKPKEMDNPESAPSTRSNSPEYSDSDPGSGTDPEYATHEEQERRRASRRNGSHDSGEARGRKRPGKWNGWGYNIPDDPWVIHARFKKDGMFAPGVPHPASAHGSMVSLHDRRASVATMTMANNGGSAYYSQVNSAHTSTENVAHTGPGSINSRVNSMNSTTPKPQESVWVYVTIQLYAIEADFFLVDFKCAGYERLVRRFAREVTGSNESDIITRDLAEGEDYGEGDMEEDEEGHALIGAGRPQDDKEITSPFPFLDVASRLIIQLAEAND